Proteins from a genomic interval of Kitasatospora herbaricolor:
- a CDS encoding SDR family NAD(P)-dependent oxidoreductase, whose translation MVNPVVLVTGAASGIGEATVRLYAERGHNVVAVDVDERGLGELEKLDGVATLVGDVSTEETNAGAVRLALERFGRLDAAVLNAGIGGAGPLESPGSIERFDRLFAVNVRGVALGIRAAVPALRAAGGGSIVATSSVSGLRGDPGTWGYNATKAAVINLVRAAAIDYAAQDIRINAIAPGGTVTAMTGSQVADPQFSRLITSRIPAQRWADAREQAEVIWFLTSPAASYVTGVTVPVDGGLSANGGILPPPARTS comes from the coding sequence ATGGTCAACCCGGTAGTACTGGTCACCGGCGCGGCGTCCGGCATCGGCGAGGCGACGGTCCGGCTGTACGCGGAGCGCGGGCACAACGTGGTCGCGGTCGACGTGGACGAGCGCGGTCTCGGCGAGCTGGAGAAGCTGGACGGCGTGGCGACCCTGGTCGGGGACGTCTCCACCGAGGAGACCAACGCGGGGGCGGTGCGGCTCGCCCTGGAGCGGTTCGGGCGGCTGGACGCGGCGGTGCTCAACGCCGGGATCGGCGGGGCGGGGCCGTTGGAGTCGCCCGGGTCGATCGAGCGCTTCGACCGGCTGTTCGCGGTGAACGTGCGCGGCGTCGCACTGGGCATCCGGGCGGCGGTGCCGGCCCTGCGGGCGGCCGGCGGCGGCTCGATCGTGGCGACGTCCTCGGTGTCCGGGCTGCGCGGCGACCCCGGCACCTGGGGCTACAACGCGACCAAGGCGGCCGTGATCAACCTGGTCCGGGCCGCCGCGATCGACTACGCGGCCCAGGACATCCGGATCAACGCCATCGCGCCCGGCGGCACGGTGACCGCGATGACCGGCAGCCAGGTCGCCGACCCGCAGTTCTCCCGCCTGATCACCAGCAGGATCCCGGCCCAGCGCTGGGCCGACGCCCGCGAGCAGGCCGAGGTGATCTGGTTCCTGACCTCCCCGGCCGCCTCGTACGTGACCGGCGTGACCGTCCCGGTCGACGGCGGGCTGAGCGCCAACGGCGGCATCCTGCCGCCGCCCGCCCGCACCTCCTGA